The proteins below are encoded in one region of Polynucleobacter sp. AP-Nino-20-G2:
- a CDS encoding SprT family zinc-dependent metalloprotease → MKQHTVREAWLEDAVRHLEPVFSKAGYAIPPVRVSCGFPASSSPRTTLGQCWPRERSGGGVNEIFISPKLDDPVQLLDTLVHELCHAVDDCFSGHGEDFKGIAQTVGLEGPARMAHATEELMVRLMMISQELGPYPHQAIVFPPPRPSNASRNKAKCGQCGYEVTLLKKWATYGAPICPKDNIRMQEDIPETIENTTDFDSESLGSTKPKADEIRRAIS, encoded by the coding sequence ATGAAGCAACATACCGTACGAGAAGCCTGGCTGGAAGACGCCGTGAGACATCTAGAGCCAGTTTTTTCTAAGGCTGGATATGCTATTCCTCCGGTTAGGGTGTCGTGCGGCTTTCCGGCCTCCAGCAGCCCAAGAACTACCTTGGGACAGTGCTGGCCACGGGAGCGCTCTGGTGGCGGTGTCAATGAGATCTTTATCTCACCCAAGCTGGATGATCCTGTTCAGCTATTAGATACTTTGGTTCACGAGCTTTGTCATGCAGTGGATGATTGCTTTAGTGGTCACGGAGAAGACTTCAAGGGTATTGCTCAAACGGTTGGTCTTGAAGGCCCCGCAAGAATGGCCCATGCTACCGAAGAGTTAATGGTGCGCTTGATGATGATTAGCCAAGAACTCGGACCGTATCCGCATCAAGCAATTGTGTTTCCTCCGCCACGACCAAGCAATGCCAGTCGGAATAAGGCTAAATGCGGCCAGTGCGGTTACGAAGTGACCTTATTAAAAAAGTGGGCAACCTACGGCGCGCCGATTTGTCCTAAAGACAATATCCGTATGCAAGAAGATATTCCGGAGACTATTGAAAATACCACCGACTTCGATAGCGAATCCCTTGGCAGTACCAAGCCCAAGGCAGATGAGATCCGCCGGGCAATTAGCTAA
- the dnaQ gene encoding DNA polymerase III subunit epsilon: MRQVILDTETTGLNPATGDRIIEIGCVEMIGRRLTDRTFHHYINPERDIDAGAFAVHGLSREFLSDKPVFANIVEELIEFVDGAEVVIHNAAFDLGFLDNEFALLKRPPFRGLAAKVTDTLLDARQMFPGKRNSLDALCERFSISNQHRTLHGALLDAQLLAEVYVAMTRGQEDLSIDLIDYTVGTDSSGQIKALPTKLKLMAASDEECQLHEKILAEIAKASKKDPVWSPSSTTN, from the coding sequence ATGCGCCAAGTGATCTTAGATACTGAAACAACTGGACTGAATCCCGCAACAGGGGATCGCATTATCGAGATTGGTTGCGTGGAGATGATTGGCCGCAGACTAACTGATCGCACCTTCCACCACTACATCAATCCCGAGCGCGATATTGATGCCGGCGCTTTTGCGGTACACGGCCTGTCGCGCGAGTTTCTATCGGATAAACCGGTCTTCGCCAACATTGTTGAAGAGCTCATTGAGTTTGTGGATGGCGCAGAAGTTGTTATTCATAATGCAGCCTTTGACTTAGGATTCTTAGATAACGAGTTTGCTTTACTCAAGCGCCCTCCTTTTAGAGGTCTAGCTGCTAAAGTAACCGACACCCTCTTAGACGCTCGCCAAATGTTTCCAGGCAAGCGGAACTCATTAGACGCACTCTGCGAACGTTTCTCGATCAGCAATCAACATCGAACCTTGCACGGCGCGTTACTTGATGCCCAATTGCTGGCAGAAGTTTATGTGGCAATGACCCGTGGTCAAGAAGATCTGTCGATTGATTTAATTGATTACACCGTAGGAACCGACTCCTCCGGTCAGATAAAAGCATTGCCAACCAAACTTAAACTCATGGCAGCAAGCGACGAAGAGTGCCAACTGCACGAGAAAATTTTGGCGGAGATTGCTAAGGCAAGTAAAAAGGACCCCGTATGGAGTCCTTCTAGCACGACCAACTAA
- a CDS encoding amino acid ABC transporter ATP-binding protein codes for MALIQVRDLVKEFDGQTVLSNINLDLNEGDVRVLMGASGSGKSTLLRCLNRLIEPTSGSIIFEGNEVLGPNVNVRELRKQIGFVFQQFALYSHLNVLDNVSLGLRKLHGMSKSAAKERALLELSHFDMTSHQDKYPSQLSGGQKQRVAIARALAMDPAVLVLDEPTSALDPVMSRDVADLINRLHGDGISMICVTHDLNLARNISDTAMFLDRGVIRADDRIDVLAKHSDPEIQAFFGSKERT; via the coding sequence GTGGCATTAATTCAAGTCCGAGATCTCGTTAAAGAATTCGACGGCCAAACCGTTCTATCTAATATCAACCTCGATTTAAATGAGGGTGATGTCAGAGTTCTGATGGGCGCTTCAGGCTCAGGCAAGTCCACGCTATTGCGTTGCTTAAATCGCTTGATTGAGCCGACCTCCGGCTCAATCATCTTTGAGGGCAATGAAGTGCTGGGTCCTAATGTCAACGTCAGAGAGTTACGCAAGCAAATTGGTTTTGTATTTCAGCAATTCGCTCTATATAGCCATCTCAATGTTCTGGATAACGTTTCCCTTGGTTTGCGTAAATTGCATGGCATGAGCAAATCTGCCGCTAAGGAGAGGGCGCTATTAGAGCTTTCCCATTTTGATATGACGTCGCATCAAGATAAATATCCCTCCCAGCTGTCGGGTGGTCAAAAGCAGCGGGTGGCAATTGCTCGTGCGCTGGCAATGGATCCTGCGGTGCTTGTTTTAGATGAACCCACTTCCGCTTTAGATCCGGTCATGTCAAGAGATGTTGCTGATTTGATTAATCGCCTACATGGCGATGGTATTTCGATGATTTGCGTAACGCATGATCTCAATTTAGCACGCAATATTTCCGATACGGCGATGTTTTTAGATCGCGGTGTCATTCGTGCAGATGATCGAATAGATGTGCTTGCAAAGCATTCCGATCCAGAAATTCAAGCATTCTTTGGAAGTAAGGAAAGGACTTGA
- a CDS encoding NADH:flavin oxidoreductase/NADH oxidase translates to MSLLFSPFVLGSPKGSLSLANRIVVAPMCQYSAVNGEAQDWHLMHWANLLNSGAGLFIIEATGVTPEARITPACLGLWDDRTEAALNDKLTRARTLAPATPVFIQLAHAGRKASSATPWDGGQLLAAEQGGWETLAPSAIPQLAGERLPHELSKAELMDIITAFVAAAQRAERIGIDGIELHGAHGYLLHQFLSPIANQRTDEYGGSYENRIRFPLELFKAVRAAYQGVLGIRISASDWIEGGWTPEETAHFAAQLKPLGCDFVHISSGGISPLQKIAIGPNYQVPFAKIVKDQSGIPTMAVGLITDPHQAEDILQKGDADLIALARAFLYKPRWAWEAAAALGGTVPSNERYWRCLPREAQAIFGDVKVGQR, encoded by the coding sequence ATGAGTCTTTTATTCTCCCCCTTTGTCTTAGGCTCCCCAAAGGGCTCTCTGAGCTTGGCCAACCGCATTGTGGTTGCGCCCATGTGCCAATATTCCGCGGTTAATGGGGAGGCTCAGGATTGGCATTTAATGCACTGGGCCAACCTGCTAAATAGCGGCGCGGGACTATTTATCATTGAAGCCACGGGAGTCACTCCAGAGGCCCGTATTACCCCAGCTTGTTTGGGTTTGTGGGATGACCGCACTGAGGCTGCCCTGAACGATAAGCTGACTAGGGCCCGTACATTGGCTCCCGCTACACCAGTATTCATACAGCTTGCGCATGCTGGCCGTAAGGCCTCTAGCGCCACTCCATGGGATGGTGGTCAGCTCTTAGCGGCGGAGCAGGGCGGTTGGGAAACGCTTGCGCCTTCAGCTATTCCTCAGTTGGCAGGTGAGCGATTGCCCCATGAGCTCTCTAAAGCCGAATTAATGGACATCATTACCGCCTTCGTAGCTGCTGCCCAACGAGCGGAACGTATCGGTATCGATGGCATTGAGTTGCATGGTGCCCATGGATATCTTCTTCACCAGTTTTTGTCGCCAATTGCCAATCAGCGCACAGATGAATACGGTGGATCTTATGAGAACCGCATTCGCTTTCCTCTGGAATTGTTTAAGGCGGTCCGTGCCGCCTATCAGGGTGTTCTCGGTATTCGTATTTCTGCAAGTGATTGGATTGAGGGTGGTTGGACACCAGAGGAGACTGCTCACTTTGCAGCTCAGCTCAAACCTTTGGGTTGTGATTTTGTCCACATCTCCTCTGGCGGAATATCGCCATTGCAGAAGATTGCGATCGGACCCAATTACCAGGTGCCATTTGCCAAGATTGTTAAAGACCAGTCTGGCATTCCGACGATGGCGGTGGGCTTAATTACTGACCCACACCAGGCTGAGGATATCTTGCAAAAAGGAGACGCGGATTTAATTGCGCTGGCCAGAGCCTTTTTGTACAAGCCACGCTGGGCTTGGGAGGCTGCTGCAGCACTGGGCGGTACTGTACCGTCAAATGAGCGCTACTGGCGCTGTTTGCCGCGAGAGGCTCAGGCTATTTTTGGCGATGTCAAGGTAGGCCAGCGATAA
- a CDS encoding efflux RND transporter permease subunit, with translation MTLSELCIRRPVMTVLLSVATVIAGTVAYLNIPVAALPSFNTPVISVSASLPGASPENMASAVALPLEKEFSTIDGVKVISSTNSLGSTSITLEFNNDRDIDKAAVDVQAALLRAQKRLPIEMTVPPSYRKINPADTPVLVVRMQSPSISLSELNAYAENLLSPNLSTISGVAQVLVYGAKRYAVRVRVHPDALGNRNLTMDDVAVAVNKANSNSPVGVLDGPRQSITIYANPQLVKPEEFGNLIISQKNGLPIYLKDVAEVIESYEDVKTLASANGERSIAIAVLRQPNANTVEVVKSVKELLPQLQKQMPESIKLQLLNDRSLSIIEAIHDVNLTLALTVLLVVLVIFLFLKHISATIIPSISLPISLIGAFFLLYFLGYSLDNISLLGITLAVGLVVDDAIVVLENIMRYVEQGMDPLKASLKGSKEVGFTIISISISLVAVFIPLFFMPGPIGLLFREFAVVVSLSILVSALVSLTVVPMLCSRFLPKPGEHAKEYAINKKFDHFFDWMLKTYVHYLDLALLNRKKVLWGALSTFVLTVVLFINSPKGFFPEEDIGQILATTEASEDISFKAMLTLQDQAAAMVNQDPNVASSISVVGGGNSSGSNTGRIFIILKPKSDRAKMAKIMEGLRAKFKEIPGLQVYMRPVQNLQLGGRSSKSRYQFTLQSVGFEGVNEWADKLMQKMRADPIFRDVTSDSQLKGLNVKIDIDREKAASAGVTITDIRSALYNSYGEKQVSTIYTPVNTYYVILEAAEEDRQYETDLNKIFVRGRATDKLIPLSSVASFTRTIGPTAVNHQGQIPAVTLSFNLAPDVFLGDATKKIEAYTKEINLPPSIITSYGGDAAVFKSNQSGQLILIFAALGVIYILLGVLYESYIHPLTILAGLPSAAIGAILALRIFGFELTIIASIGILLLIGIVKKNAILMIDFALDAQRNQGMSPEKAIREACILRFRPIMMTTFAALMGALPIAFGIGAGAELRQPLGISVAGGLIFSQFVTLIITPVIYLYLDKYAGTGPMEISPSVLEGT, from the coding sequence ATGACCTTATCCGAGTTATGTATTCGCCGTCCGGTGATGACGGTGTTGCTGTCTGTAGCAACTGTCATCGCAGGAACGGTCGCTTATTTAAATATTCCAGTAGCGGCTCTGCCGAGTTTTAATACTCCCGTCATTTCTGTCAGCGCATCCCTACCAGGCGCCTCACCAGAAAATATGGCCTCAGCAGTTGCCCTGCCTCTGGAAAAAGAATTCTCCACCATTGATGGTGTAAAGGTCATCAGCTCCACCAACTCCCTGGGTAGCACCAGCATTACCCTTGAGTTCAACAATGATCGTGATATTGATAAGGCTGCGGTAGACGTACAGGCTGCTCTGCTTCGAGCACAGAAGCGTCTCCCTATTGAAATGACGGTTCCTCCGTCTTATCGCAAGATCAACCCTGCCGATACTCCAGTATTGGTGGTGCGAATGCAGTCCCCCTCCATTAGCCTTTCTGAATTAAACGCCTACGCAGAAAACTTACTCTCACCAAACCTATCGACCATTAGCGGTGTGGCACAAGTACTGGTTTACGGTGCTAAACGTTACGCAGTGCGTGTTCGCGTTCATCCAGATGCGCTGGGTAATCGCAATCTCACCATGGATGATGTCGCGGTTGCGGTAAACAAAGCGAACTCCAACAGTCCAGTGGGCGTCCTGGATGGCCCTCGCCAATCCATCACTATTTATGCCAATCCACAATTAGTAAAACCTGAAGAGTTTGGCAACCTCATCATTAGCCAAAAAAATGGTTTACCGATCTATCTCAAAGATGTAGCGGAAGTAATTGAGAGCTACGAGGATGTCAAAACATTGGCGAGCGCTAATGGTGAACGATCCATTGCGATTGCCGTGCTGCGTCAGCCAAATGCGAATACGGTCGAGGTAGTGAAGTCAGTTAAAGAATTGCTCCCGCAACTGCAAAAGCAAATGCCGGAATCCATCAAGCTACAGCTTCTAAATGACCGCTCCCTATCCATTATTGAAGCGATCCATGATGTGAACCTCACGCTCGCGCTCACCGTATTGCTCGTGGTGCTAGTGATCTTTTTATTCTTAAAGCATATTTCCGCAACGATCATTCCATCGATCAGTCTACCCATCTCTCTAATTGGCGCCTTCTTCTTGCTGTATTTCTTGGGCTACAGCCTAGACAATATTTCGCTCTTGGGAATCACGCTTGCCGTTGGACTAGTAGTTGATGACGCGATTGTGGTTCTTGAAAACATCATGCGTTATGTCGAGCAAGGCATGGATCCACTGAAAGCCTCTCTTAAGGGAAGCAAAGAGGTTGGCTTCACCATTATTTCGATTTCGATTTCCTTGGTGGCAGTCTTTATTCCCCTCTTCTTCATGCCTGGTCCGATTGGCTTGCTCTTTAGAGAATTTGCCGTGGTGGTATCGCTGTCGATCTTGGTTTCCGCGCTGGTATCACTCACAGTCGTTCCAATGCTGTGCAGTCGCTTCCTACCAAAACCGGGGGAGCACGCCAAAGAATATGCCATCAATAAGAAGTTTGATCATTTTTTTGATTGGATGCTCAAGACCTATGTTCATTATTTAGACTTAGCCCTGCTGAACCGCAAAAAAGTGTTATGGGGCGCCCTATCTACTTTTGTCCTAACGGTTGTCCTATTCATCAATAGTCCTAAAGGCTTCTTCCCCGAGGAGGATATTGGTCAGATCCTAGCAACCACCGAGGCATCCGAAGACATCTCCTTCAAAGCAATGCTGACATTGCAGGATCAGGCTGCAGCCATGGTCAATCAAGATCCCAATGTAGCGAGCTCTATCTCTGTTGTTGGCGGTGGTAATAGCTCCGGAAGCAATACTGGTCGCATCTTCATCATCCTCAAGCCAAAGAGTGATCGCGCGAAGATGGCCAAGATCATGGAAGGCTTGCGTGCGAAATTCAAAGAGATTCCTGGGCTGCAGGTGTATATGCGCCCTGTTCAGAACTTACAACTCGGTGGTCGCAGCAGTAAGAGTCGTTACCAATTCACACTACAAAGTGTTGGCTTTGAAGGCGTCAATGAATGGGCCGACAAGCTGATGCAAAAGATGCGCGCCGACCCTATCTTCCGCGACGTCACCAGCGATTCACAGTTAAAAGGCTTGAACGTCAAGATTGATATTGATCGTGAAAAAGCTGCTAGCGCTGGCGTGACTATCACCGATATTCGCTCCGCTCTCTATAACTCGTACGGCGAAAAACAGGTATCCACGATTTATACCCCTGTGAATACGTATTACGTGATCCTTGAAGCTGCAGAAGAAGATCGCCAATACGAAACGGATTTGAATAAGATCTTTGTTCGAGGTCGCGCGACAGACAAGCTCATCCCGCTTTCTAGCGTGGCCAGCTTCACCAGAACCATTGGCCCTACGGCAGTGAACCATCAGGGTCAAATTCCGGCCGTTACCCTCTCCTTCAACTTAGCTCCAGATGTGTTTTTGGGTGATGCCACTAAGAAGATTGAGGCGTACACCAAAGAAATTAACCTGCCACCCTCCATCATTACTAGCTATGGTGGCGATGCCGCGGTCTTTAAAAGCAATCAATCGGGTCAGCTGATCTTAATTTTTGCCGCTCTCGGTGTGATTTACATTCTCCTTGGCGTACTGTACGAAAGCTATATACATCCCCTCACCATTTTGGCCGGCCTGCCTTCAGCTGCTATTGGTGCGATTTTGGCGCTACGTATTTTTGGATTCGAGCTCACCATCATCGCCTCCATTGGTATCTTGCTGTTGATTGGTATCGTCAAGAAAAATGCGATTTTAATGATCGACTTTGCATTGGATGCTCAGCGCAATCAAGGCATGTCTCCAGAAAAAGCGATTCGCGAAGCTTGTATCTTGCGTTTCCGCCCCATCATGATGACTACCTTTGCCGCCCTCATGGGTGCGCTTCCGATTGCTTTTGGTATTGGTGCGGGCGCGGAGCTCCGCCAACCTCTTGGTATCAGCGTTGCAGGCGGACTGATCTTCTCTCAATTTGTGACCTTGATTATTACGCCCGTAATTTACCTCTATTTGGATAAATATGCCGGCACAGGTCCAATGGAAATCTCACCATCTGTATTGGAGGGCACCTAA
- a CDS encoding amino acid ABC transporter permease produces the protein MTFFDILAQLAQGVSYTVIVTLVCSSTGLVVSLILASLHRLHLPVLTACIDCYTYIFRGVPVLVLLFMVYFGLPGLGFKVPPLMAMALSLGLVASAYLAEVFRGAFLSVDSAEVLAAQAMGMSRIQVLWYIELPQMLRFSVPGMVNEFTSVLKYSPFAYTVGIPEITKQAMTLTSTTLRGVEIYLAVGILYFVIYRVCLVGVQVLSKRFQIPGISPA, from the coding sequence GTGACTTTCTTCGATATTCTTGCTCAACTAGCGCAAGGAGTCTCTTACACGGTCATTGTGACGCTTGTTTGTTCTTCCACTGGCTTAGTTGTTAGCCTCATACTGGCTAGCCTTCATCGACTACATCTTCCAGTTCTTACCGCTTGTATTGATTGCTACACCTATATTTTTCGAGGTGTACCGGTTCTAGTATTGCTATTCATGGTCTATTTCGGCTTGCCAGGCCTGGGCTTTAAGGTGCCACCGTTGATGGCAATGGCATTAAGTTTGGGCTTGGTTGCCTCAGCTTATTTGGCGGAGGTATTTAGGGGCGCATTCCTTTCGGTAGACTCAGCAGAGGTTCTGGCGGCGCAAGCTATGGGTATGAGTCGCATTCAAGTGCTTTGGTATATCGAGTTGCCGCAGATGCTGCGATTTTCTGTTCCCGGCATGGTGAATGAATTTACCTCTGTATTGAAGTACTCCCCATTTGCATATACCGTGGGTATTCCAGAAATTACTAAACAGGCAATGACGCTAACCTCAACGACCTTGCGTGGAGTGGAGATTTATCTGGCAGTTGGCATTTTATATTTTGTTATTTATCGAGTCTGCTTGGTTGGTGTGCAGGTTCTGAGTAAACGTTTTCAGATTCCAGGGATTAGTCCTGCATGA
- a CDS encoding amino acid ABC transporter permease, protein MGSWSSFARDLSEQLPLIFAGLLKTIQLAGLISISGLLLGIVVFYLTLSKNAAVRNCINGYISFFIGMPLIVLLFLMYYGLPQWGIRLSPFTVAFIGFSFNVAAYNAAYLKTAYNGLDKTQLEAASAQGFTPLQIFRLITLPQVIRLSIPALTNQVIANLKDSSVAFLIQYTEFFARIQELAATNFQFFKAYLVAALVYLALVSAIVLCSRAIERRYFIPA, encoded by the coding sequence ATGGGTTCTTGGTCCTCCTTTGCGAGGGATCTCTCGGAGCAGTTGCCTTTAATTTTCGCTGGTTTGCTCAAAACCATTCAGCTTGCCGGTCTCATTAGTATTTCTGGCTTGCTCTTAGGTATTGTGGTTTTTTATCTGACGCTTAGTAAAAATGCTGCTGTTCGTAATTGCATCAACGGATACATCTCTTTCTTTATTGGGATGCCTTTAATCGTATTGCTGTTCTTGATGTACTACGGTTTGCCGCAGTGGGGCATTCGTTTATCCCCATTTACAGTGGCTTTTATCGGCTTTAGCTTCAACGTGGCCGCCTATAACGCGGCTTACCTTAAGACTGCATATAACGGCTTAGATAAGACCCAGCTTGAGGCGGCTAGCGCTCAAGGCTTTACTCCTTTGCAAATATTTCGACTCATTACATTGCCACAGGTCATTCGCCTATCCATTCCGGCGCTGACCAATCAAGTGATTGCCAATCTGAAGGATAGCTCTGTTGCCTTCTTGATTCAGTACACTGAATTTTTCGCCAGAATCCAAGAATTGGCCGCCACCAATTTTCAATTCTTCAAGGCTTACTTAGTGGCGGCTTTGGTTTATTTGGCTTTAGTTTCCGCGATCGTCTTGTGTTCACGCGCAATCGAGCGGCGTTACTTCATTCCGGCCTAG
- a CDS encoding tripartite tricarboxylate transporter substrate binding protein → MKKKSVIRQALAITSIVFATTLAHAQSFPDRPITLVVPNPPGGLVDTSARLLSEPLTRVIGQPVIVDNKPGASGNVAYQYVAKAKPDGYTLLISYSGYHVGNPALMDKLPWDPIADFSPVALLTVSTNVIAVHPSVPVNNLKELIAYAKANPGKLNYASQGNGSVSHIGTEIFKQNTGVDIVHVPYKGSGPAVQDVLAGQVQLFITTPPSVMQHVQSGKLKGLAVTGKNRHPGMPNVPTTAQAGLPSFQLESWVALYAPTGTPAPVIAKLTESVKKSLALPEVKERADAAGVELRYLNPTAMDALLKKELPYWHKAIKAANISLD, encoded by the coding sequence ATGAAAAAGAAATCCGTAATCCGCCAGGCATTAGCTATCACTAGCATTGTTTTTGCAACCACCTTAGCGCACGCCCAATCCTTTCCAGATCGACCTATTACCTTAGTCGTTCCAAATCCTCCAGGAGGCTTAGTCGACACTTCGGCCCGTCTCTTAAGTGAGCCCTTAACGAGGGTCATTGGTCAGCCCGTTATTGTTGACAATAAGCCCGGAGCTAGCGGTAATGTGGCCTATCAATATGTTGCTAAGGCCAAGCCTGACGGCTACACCTTATTGATTTCCTATTCTGGCTATCACGTTGGCAACCCAGCACTCATGGATAAGCTGCCTTGGGATCCAATTGCCGATTTCTCACCAGTGGCATTGCTCACCGTCTCCACGAATGTGATCGCGGTTCATCCATCTGTGCCAGTAAATAATCTTAAGGAATTAATCGCTTACGCCAAAGCCAATCCCGGCAAGCTCAATTACGCTTCTCAAGGTAATGGTTCTGTATCCCATATTGGCACTGAAATCTTTAAACAAAATACAGGCGTAGATATAGTCCATGTTCCTTACAAAGGGTCTGGTCCTGCAGTGCAAGATGTATTGGCTGGTCAGGTTCAGCTCTTTATTACAACGCCGCCTTCTGTAATGCAGCATGTGCAAAGCGGCAAGCTTAAGGGGTTGGCGGTGACTGGAAAAAATCGCCATCCTGGTATGCCCAATGTGCCAACCACTGCCCAAGCTGGCTTGCCATCATTTCAACTAGAGTCCTGGGTGGCTTTATATGCGCCAACAGGAACACCGGCTCCAGTAATTGCTAAATTGACTGAATCGGTTAAAAAGAGCCTGGCCTTACCCGAGGTGAAGGAGCGCGCTGACGCAGCGGGTGTTGAGCTGCGTTATCTGAATCCAACTGCGATGGACGCCTTGCTGAAAAAAGAACTTCCTTATTGGCATAAGGCGATTAAAGCCGCGAATATTTCGCTGGATTAA
- a CDS encoding CoA-acylating methylmalonate-semialdehyde dehydrogenase: MSAPQAFESKEDIGHFVGGKILNPKNGRFADVFNPSTGAVARRVALASRKEIDDAVAIAQTAFQTWSQTSPLRRARIMFKYLELLNANRDELAAIITAEHGKVFTDAQGEVTRGIDIVEFATGIPELLKGDYTEQVSTDIDNWVMRQPLGVVAGVTPFNFPVMVPMWMFPVAIACGNTFILKPSPTDPSASLFMAKLLKEAGLPDGVFNVVQGDKEAVDALIENPDVKAVSFVGSTPIANYIYERCAHFGKRSQALGGAKNHMVVMPDADIDKTIDALIGAAYGSAGERCMAISVAVLVGDVAEKIMPKLIERTKTLKVKNGMELDAEMGPIVTKAALERITGYIESGVASGAKLLVDGRGLKVPGHENGFFIGGTLFDNVTPDMKIYLEEIFGPVLSCLRVANFTEALNLVNSCEFGNGVACFTSDGNIAREFARRVQVGMVGINVPIPVPMAWHGFGGWKKSLFGDMHAYGKEGVRFYTKQKSVMQRWPESIAKGAEFVMPTSK, translated from the coding sequence ATGAGCGCACCGCAAGCTTTTGAATCAAAAGAAGATATTGGCCACTTTGTTGGCGGCAAGATCCTGAACCCTAAAAACGGTCGCTTTGCAGACGTATTTAACCCTTCTACTGGCGCTGTTGCTAGGCGTGTAGCGCTGGCAAGCCGTAAAGAAATTGACGATGCCGTAGCTATTGCCCAAACCGCGTTTCAGACATGGAGCCAAACCTCCCCACTGCGCCGCGCGCGCATCATGTTCAAGTATCTTGAACTGCTCAATGCCAATCGCGATGAACTAGCCGCCATCATTACTGCGGAGCATGGAAAAGTATTTACCGATGCCCAAGGTGAAGTCACCCGCGGCATTGATATTGTGGAGTTTGCCACTGGCATTCCCGAGCTTCTCAAGGGCGATTACACAGAACAGGTGTCTACAGACATCGATAACTGGGTCATGCGCCAACCGTTGGGCGTCGTTGCCGGCGTCACGCCATTTAATTTTCCAGTCATGGTGCCAATGTGGATGTTCCCTGTGGCCATTGCATGCGGCAACACCTTCATTCTGAAGCCAAGCCCAACCGATCCATCCGCATCCCTATTTATGGCTAAGCTCCTCAAGGAGGCTGGCTTGCCTGATGGTGTATTTAACGTGGTACAAGGCGACAAAGAAGCGGTTGATGCTTTGATTGAGAACCCTGACGTGAAAGCAGTGAGCTTTGTTGGCTCAACCCCGATTGCAAACTATATTTATGAGCGTTGCGCTCACTTTGGTAAGCGCTCCCAAGCACTCGGCGGCGCCAAGAACCACATGGTTGTCATGCCTGACGCCGACATCGACAAAACAATTGATGCCCTCATTGGCGCAGCTTACGGCTCTGCCGGCGAGCGTTGCATGGCAATTTCTGTAGCAGTCCTCGTGGGCGATGTTGCAGAAAAAATCATGCCAAAACTGATTGAGCGCACCAAGACACTCAAAGTGAAAAACGGCATGGAACTCGATGCTGAAATGGGCCCGATTGTTACCAAGGCCGCTTTAGAGCGCATTACTGGCTACATCGAGAGTGGCGTTGCTTCTGGCGCAAAACTCTTGGTAGATGGTCGCGGTCTCAAAGTACCAGGCCATGAAAATGGCTTTTTCATCGGAGGGACTCTCTTCGATAACGTGACCCCTGACATGAAGATCTACTTGGAAGAAATCTTCGGACCAGTACTGTCTTGCCTGCGCGTAGCGAACTTTACCGAGGCTTTGAATCTAGTGAACTCTTGCGAGTTTGGCAACGGCGTAGCTTGCTTTACAAGCGATGGCAATATTGCCCGTGAATTTGCGCGCCGCGTTCAAGTTGGCATGGTTGGTATTAACGTACCTATCCCTGTTCCAATGGCTTGGCATGGCTTTGGTGGCTGGAAGAAATCCCTCTTTGGCGATATGCATGCGTATGGCAAAGAAGGTGTTCGCTTCTACACCAAGCAAAAGAGCGTCATGCAGCGCTGGCCTGAGAGCATTGCTAAAGGCGCAGAGTTTGTGATGCCGACTTCGAAGTAA